A part of Aspergillus flavus chromosome 5, complete sequence genomic DNA contains:
- a CDS encoding putative mitochondrial carrier protein — MSTASTAFETSTTPSIHEHQTSKKMGGSAAGGGNAPPVTSSKRDYKGFVAGVFSGIAKLSVGHPFDTVKVRLQTSKDGHFKGPLDCVLQTVRKEGVSGLYKGATPPLVGWMVMDSVMLGSLTLYRRLLLENVFSRPEIRRITPFAKYQDQATLPSFGHGIAGIMAGTTVSFIAAPVEHVKARLQIQYAADKSKRMYSGPIDCIRKILRTHGLGGLYRGLCATIFFRSFFFFWWGSYDVLSRWMRERTNLSTPAINFWAGGISAQIFWITSYPSDVVKQRLMTDPMGGALGDGQRQFRWWKDAAVAVYRERGWRGYWRGFVPCFLRAFPANAMALVAFEGVMRWLP; from the exons ATGTCGACCGCGTCAACGGCATTCGAAACATCTACAACACCGTCGATACACGAGCATCAAACATCGAAGAAAATGGGCGGTTCCGCCGCAGGGGGTGGAAATGCACCCCCGGTCACGAGTTCGAAGCGTGACTATAAGGGCTTTGTTGCTGGGGTATTTTCCGGTATTGCGAAGCTGAGTG TTGGACACCC ATTCGATACCGTGAAGGTCCGTCTACAGACGAGTAAAGATGGACATTTCAAGGGACCGTTAGATTGCGTGCTACAGACAGTGCGGAAAGAGGGCGTGAGTGGACTATACAAGGGAGCGACGCCGCCGCTGGTCGGATGGATGGTGATGGACTCTGT CATGCTCGGCTCCTTGACACTGTATCGCCGATTGCTCCTTGAAAACGTATTCTCCAGACCTGAGATTCGCCGCATAACACCCTTTGCCAAATACCAGGACCAGGCCACACTGCCCAGCTTTGGTCATGGAATTGCAGGAATTATGGCCGGAACGACGGTCAGTTTCATTGCCGCGCCTGTAGAACATGTCAAAGCGCGGCTGCAGATTCAGTATGCGGCCGACAAATCGAAGCGCATGTATAGTGGGCCGATCGATTGCATTCGTAAAATT CTTCGCACGCATGGACTCGGCGGCTTATATCGTGGCTTGTGCGCTacgatcttcttccgctccttctttttcttctggtggGGATCCTACGATGTGCTTTCCCGGTGGATGAGGGAGCGTACGAACCTATCCACCCCGGCCATTAACTTCTGGGCCGGCGGTATCTCGGCGCAGATCTTTTGGATCACATCGTATCCGTCTGATGTGGTGAAACAGCGCCTTATGACGGACCCGATGGGCGGTGCTCTGGGCGACGGGCAGCGACAGTTCCGGTGGTGGAAAGACGCAGCGGTGGCGGTTTATCGGGAACGAGGGTGGAGAGGATACTGGAGAGGGTTTGTGCCATGTTTCCTGAGAGCGTTCCCGGCGAATGCCATGGCTCTGGTTGCATTCGAGGGTGTGATGCGGTGGCTGCCCTGA
- a CDS encoding NADP-dependent oxidoreductase domain-containing protein encodes MAPKLSSTSTQNYSFGVYHSGSGIRSTFTKCMPGAIAEDVTEKTLKAGFRHIDSAAVYGNERECVSAVEKAGLKRSEVFLTAKILPQATGYEAAKQSIEGSLKKAKTDYFDLRILLHAPFGGKEGRRGAWRALAEAQKAGKARSIGVSNFGLHHLEDLEEYIKGGDVGRIEVDQYELHPWLGRADLRGVVIEAYSPLARGTRMDEPVLRAISEKHKKSPAQILIRWSLQKGFVPLPKSATPERILENANVFDFELDEDDMQSLHTDDYAPSTWDPTIQQDYRCYSS; translated from the exons ATGGCGCCGAAGCTGAGTTCCACGTCTACCCAAAACTATTCTTTCGGGGTTTACCATTCCGGCTCTgggatacggagtac CTTTACCAAGTGTAT GCCAGGCGCAATCGCTGAGGACGTCACCGAGAAAACTCTGAAAGCTGGCTTCCGCCAT ATTGATTCAGCTGCGGTGTATGGAAATGAAAGGGAGTGTGTCTCTGCCGTAGAAAAGGCTGGATTGAAGCGGTCTGAAGTATTCCTGACAGCAAAGATTTTACCGCAAGCTACGGGGTATGAGGCAGCGAAGCAGAGCATCGAAGGCAGcctgaagaaagcaaaaacTGATTATTTTGACCT AAGAATCCTTCTCCATGCACCCTTTGGAGGTAAAGAGGGTCGTCGCGGCGCCTGGCGTGCTCTGGCAGAAGCACAGAAGGCGGGCAAGGCCCGGTCGATCGGAGTGTCCAACTTTGGCCTTCACCATCTAGAAGACTTGGAAGAATACATTAAAGGTGGCGACGTGGGTAGAATTGAAGTTGACCAATACGAGCTCCATCCTTGGCTTGGACGTGCCGATTTG CGTGGTGTGGTTATTGAGGCATACTCCCCTCTGGCCAGAGGAACTCGAATGGATGAACCCGTTTTACGCGCAATCAGCGAGAAACACAAGAAAAGCCCAGCTCAAATTTTGATTCGCTGGAGTCTTCAAAAA GGTTTCGTGCCCCTGCCTAAGTCTGCTACCCCGGAGCGAATCCTAGAAAATGCGAACGTGTTTGACTTCGAGCTGGATGAGGACGACATGCAGTCCCTGCATACAGATGACTATGCACCTTCTACCTGGGATCCTACCATACAGCAGGATTACAGATGTTATAGTAGTTGA
- a CDS encoding putative alcohol dehydrogenase (protein TOXD) codes for MATQKAVVITTPKHAQVVCDRAIPKLRDDSILVKTVSVALNPTDWKHIDFLAPAGVLVGCDYAGIVEAVGKGVKKPFTKGDRICGFVHGSNAVQPEDGAFAEYIIVDGDLQYKIPEGMGFEEAATLGLGVTTAALGLYQSLKLALPIAPIETKTPILIYGGSSATGTLAIQFAKLSGYEVLTTCSPRHFDRVKNLGVDAVFDYNDPASASAIREQTKDSLTLAFDTISVESSATYCDHALSTKGGDYSSLLPIKTERENIRDRSTMAYTAFGRSFKFGPRDIPAQPGDRAFMEQFTGIFQDLLASGKIKTHSPRVSNAGLDGILDGLQLLRNGKVRGEKLVYNIVDSS; via the coding sequence ATGGCAACACAGAAAGCGGTCGTTATTACTACGCCGAAGCATGCCCAGGTGGTGTGCGATAGAGCCATCCCGAAGCTGCGTGACGATTCTATCTTAGTCAAGACCGTCAGTGTCGCATTGAACCCTACCGACTGGAAACATATTGACTTCCTGGCCCCCGCCGGTGTCCTCGTCGGGTGCGACTATGCCGGGATTGTGGAAGCAGTCGGTAAGGGCGTTAAAAAACCTTTCACAAAGGGAGACCGAATCTGTGGATTTGTCCACGGGTCCAATGCCGTTCAGCCCGAGGATGGAGCCTTCGCGGAATACATTATCGTCGACGGAGACCTTCAATACAAAATACCTGAAGGCATGGGGTTTGAAGAGGCAGCAACTTTGGGACTTGGGGTTACCACCGCTGCTCTTGGGCTTTACCAAAGTCTTAAACTAGCCCTTCCCATCGCTCCTATCGAGACCAAAACACCAATCTTGATTTACGGGGGCTCATCAGCTACCGGAACTTTGGCGATTCAGTTTGCCAAGTTATCAGGTTACGAAGTTCTGACAACTTGCTCTCCTCGCCATTTCGACCGGGTCAAGAACCTAGGTGTCGACGCTGTTTTCGATTACAACGACCCAGCCTCCGCCAGCGCGATTAGAGAACAAACGAAGGACAGTCTTACGTTAGCTTTCGATACAATATCAGTCGAGAGCAGTGCCACATACTGTGATCATGCGCTATCCACCAAGGGTGGCGATTACAGCTCACTTCTTCCGATAAAAACTGAGCGTGAGAATATTCGGGATCGATCGACTATGGCATATACGGCGTTCGGTCGGAGCTTCAAGTTCGGGCCAAGGGATATTCCAGCTCAGCCAGGCGATAGGGCTTTTATGGAACAGTTCACTGGCATTTTCCAGGACTTGCTGGCCAGTGGCAAGATCAAGACACATTCTCCTAGGGTCAGCAATGCCGGGCTGGACGGTATCTTGGACGGGCTTCAGCTCTTAAGGAACGGTAAGGTTCGGGGCGAGAAGCTTGTTTATAATATCGTAGATAGTTCCTGA
- a CDS encoding major facilitator superfamily domain-containing protein produces MEWPKDPANPRNFSKGRKWSILGFVSLMSFLSPLTSSIFTPGVQFMNASFHNESNVLSSLVVSIYLLGYVIGSAKAPSLAALIIFRFLAGIGGPGCLTIGGGIISDLFAPNERGATMAAFSIGPLIGPTISPIAGVFFISAGQLEMGMSNDFILLSYEDTKELASILGITEQFNFSELIGKAGLVSIAEEIKDDHGKPQFVDLISRMLRWSPED; encoded by the exons ATGGAATGGCCAAAGGATCCAGCAAATCCCAG AAACTTTTCAAAAGGCCGAAAGTGGTCAATTCTGGGTTTTGTCAGTCTAATGTCCTTTCTTAG TCCCCTTACATCATCAATATTTACACCGGGTGTTCAGTTCATGAATGCATCCTTTCACAACGAATCCAATGTCTTGAGCTCATTGGTCGTCAGCATCTACCTACTTGGCTACGTT ATCGGCTCTGCCAAAGCACCAAGCTTGGCAGCCCTCATTATCTTCCGGTTCCTGGCTGGTATAGGTGGCCCCGGATGCCTCACAATAGGAGGTGGTATTATAAGCGACCTCTTCGCCCCAAATGAACGAGGAGCAACTATGGCTGCATTCAGTATTGGACCCTTAATAGGTCCTACCATTAGCCCCATTGCAGGGGTTTTTTTTATCTCAGCAGGTCAGTTAGAGATGGGTATGTCAAATGACTTCATTTTACTTTCGTATGAAGATACTAAAGAGCTAGCAAGTATTCTGGGTATTACAGAACAATTCAACTTCTCTGAGCTCATTGGAAAAGCAGGCCTGGTCTCTATAGCTGAAGAAATTAAAGATGACCACGGAAAGCCCCAGTTTGTAGACCTTATTTCTAGAATGCTGCGCTGGAGTCCCGAGGACTAG
- a CDS encoding uncharacterized protein (expressed protein) — protein MSESAFQRRSPESEIQVSRDLQSGQADAPPRKKRRRQINSCSECRRRRSRCDRRLPCGECTKNKCSCHYIDDLDTATTTRKRDTSAKNVSFFSGTATSQELPLPDTTRLAERQEDLNARVHKLESLLNTYLPVLSRLQSSQNTTDDLRQRQSKHHQPQSFPANTSLIASPAEVPANISKIFEAEGYLRGKNGRKTEFVSSRHWTGLIYLFPEIYSLRNRPSSHPICYMVNQVFKHIREHTKKQKPEPLSSLVPSLSVETALRALIPAKPLASALLDVYFESFENTHRVIHIPSFKEEFEAFWRSPETLSLSWVTNLVIILRLGLLAHPDRESISHDPSPEWFQRIESQGLQLAELVSHCRSSESRPSLECIQTQCLLVMARITDGSKATVAWRLAGQLIQTCLIMGLHQEPELFGGTMSIFDAEMRRRLWTAALELYIHASRHSSMHEPFLQAQYNISRPLNINDQDLSDGMTHLPTPDLRAVTDTSYQHALSESLGLRLRLISLKPNTIRQAESTGDHCASCSLRNRLLSNAPYVPSSGKHFEQGTYDQCRHAMLCLTHQSTFLHHKLTDIFKDTGSDLHSKELVLDTCRSTLSLYQHPDLSPVQRFILGRWYRNDILISVICLCLTLKLTQPNGPERCVIPPTIGEQIITL, from the exons ATGAGCGAGTCTGCCTTTCAACGGAGATCGCCGGAGTCTGAAATACAAGTGTCAAGAGACCTCCAGTCCGGGCAAGCCGACGCtccaccaagaaagaaaagacggCGACAGATTAACTCATGCTCCGAATGTCGGCGGCGCAGGTCTCGTTGTGACCGCAGACTTCCATGTGGGGAGTGTACGAAGAACAAATGTTCATGCCACTACATAGACGACTTGGATACGGCCACGACCACACGGAAGCGGGACACGAGCGCAAAGAATGTATCGTTTTTTTCAGGCACAGCAACATCACAAGAATTGCCTTTGCCGGACACCACTAGGCTTGCTGAGAGACAGGAGGATTTAAATGCACGTGTACACAAGCTGGAATCCCTTCTGAACACCTACTTGCCAGTCCTGAGTCGGTTACAGTCAAGCCAGAATACCACTGATGATCTGCGCCAAAGGCAATCTAAGCACCATCAACCGCAAAGCTTTCCAGCAAATACCAGCCTTATAGCATCTCCTGCTGAAGTGCCCGCCAATATCTCCAAGATATTCGAGGCCGAGGGCTATTTGAGAGGGAAGAATGGGCGTAAGACAGAATTCGTATCCAGTAGACATTGGACGGGcttaatttatcta TTCCCAGAAATCTATTCGCTCCGGAATCGACCTAGCAGTCATCCCATCTGCTACATGGTCAATCAAGTATTTAAGCACATCCGAGAGCATACCAAGAAGCAAAAACCCGAACCATTATCTTCATTAGTCCCCTCGCTATCGGTCGAGACTGCACTTCGTGCTCTAATTCCTGCGAAGCCACTTGCTAGCGCTCTGCTGGATGTCTACTTTGAGAGTTTTGAAAACACGCACCGTGTGATCCATATTCCATCTTTCAAAGAGGAATTCGAAGCCTTTTGGCGATCTCCAGAGACGTTGAGCCTTTCCTGGGTCACAAATTTAGTCATCATTCTTCGACTCGGGCTACTCGCGCACCCCGATCGTGAAAGTATATCACACGACCCCTCCCCAGAATGGTTTCAACGAATAGAATCTCAGGGTTTGCAGCTGGCTGAATTGGTCTCACACTGCAGATCATCAGAGAGCCGACCGTCCCTTGAGTGCATCCAAACTCAATGCTTGCTGGTCATGGCTCGTATCACCGATGGATCGAAAGCAACAGTTGCCTGGAGACTAGCGGGACAACTGATACAAACCTGCCTTATCATGGGATTGCATCAGGAGCCAGAATTATTCGGCGGGACTATGTCCATCTTTGACGCGGAGATGCGTAGGAGACTATGGACAGCAGCCTTAGAGTTGTATATACATGCCTCAAGACACTCGAGCATGCACGAGCCATTTCTTCAAGCCCAATACAATATCAGTCGCCCATTAAACATCAATGATCAAGACCTGTCGGATGGCATGACACATTTACCAACGCCTGATCTTAGGGCAGTCACCGATACATCCTACCAGCATGCACTGTCAGAGTCATTGGGACTCCGTCTGCGCTTGATAAGCTTGAAGCCCAATACCATCAGACAAGCGGAATCGACCGGAGACCACTGCGCATCTTGTAGTCTACGCAATCGCCTGCTTTCCAATGCGCCATACGTGCCGTCAAGTGGTAAACATTTTGAACAAGGCACTTATGATCAGTGTCGGCATGCGATGTTATGTCTCACTCATCAAAGCACATTTCTTCATCACAAATTAACAGATATTTTCAAAGACACAGGATCAGACCTTCATTCTAAGGAACTCGTTCTGGACACTTGTCGCTCAACTCTCAGCCTCTACCAGCACCCTGACCTGTCCCCAGTACAACGATTTATCTTAGGGCGCTGGTATCGAAATGACATCTTGATCTCGGTTATCTGCCTATGCTTAACGTTGAAGTTGACACAACCCAATGGCCCAGAGAGATGTGTCATACCGCCGACTATAGGTGAGCAGATAATCACCCTTTAG
- a CDS encoding NADPH quinone reductase translates to MTNQAAILTQTHGPLKIKDLPIPQCHPAEVLVKVKAVATNAADWKIYEGHFPQDLPILLGCDIVGEISEVGSSVTGFSIGDRVYAIVQTTIKYPLTKSQVAGYTQQQLTGMQSMLKTGRVASDLRHGGYQKYVPMLPRMIFKVPECISDEIAATFGCSFFTATAAVFKSLGFPYPILASAPPGELEKVLVWGGASAVGAFAIQLLKASHAEVTAVCSAKSFDYVRSLGASHVIDYGAGDVVNQVKEQGLGFRIAFDAISSKETCNACLDIVGEGGKVANVQFLEALRRPNIDLVHTNVVDILGESDAEFLSSLIGAWIPKVLSEGTLKGVQFMKYSGGLGDIDRAIRDHRDGKIAGKGVVSGI, encoded by the exons ATGACCAACCAAGCAGCCATCCTCACTCAAACCCACGGTCCCCTAAAAATCAAAGACCTCCCCATCCCACAATGCCACCCAGCAGAAGTGCTAGTCAAAGTGAAGGCAGTGGCCACCAACGCCGCAGACTGGAAGATATACGAGGGACACTTCCCCCAAGATCTCCCAATACTCCTCGGCTGTGACATTGTCGGAGAAATCTCCGAAGTCGGCTCAAGCGTGACTGGCTTCAGCATCGGCGACAGGGTATATGCAATTGTTCAAACCACAATTAAATATCCACTGACTAAGTCACAGGTAGCCGGCTACACCCAACAACAACTAACCGGAATGCAATCCATGCTGAAAACAGGTCGAGTAGCGTCCGATCTCCGCCACGGTGGGTACCAGAAGTACGTCCCCATGCTCCCACGCATGATCTTTAAGGTTCCAGAGTGCATCTCCGATGAAATCGCAGCGACGTTCGGGTGTTCTTTCTTTACTGCCACCGCTGCCGTCTTCAAATCCCTCGGCTTTCCCTATCCGATTCTGGCCTCTGCTCCGCCGGGTGAATTAGAAAAGGTCCTGGTTTGGGGCGGCGCAAGTGCCGTTGGCGCTTTTGCGATCCAGCTTCTTAAGGCGTCGCACGCTGAAGTCACGGCTGTTTGTTCCGCGAAGAGCTTCGACTATGTGAGAAGTCTAGGAGCAAGTCATGTCATTGATTATGGAGCTGGTGATGTGGTTAATCAAGTGAAAGAACAGGGTCTTGGGTTTAGGATCGCGTTTGATGCCATTTCGTCAAAGGAGACGTGTAATGCCTGTTTGGATATTGTGGGTGAGGGTGGGAAGGTGGCGAATGTGCAGTTTCTAGAGGCGCTAAGACGGCCGAATATTGATTTGGTGCATACGAATGTTGTTGATATTTTGGGGGAGTCG GATGCGGAattcctttcctctttgaTCGGGGCTTGGATACCGAAGGTCTTGAGTGAAGGAACTCTGAAGGGGGTGCAGTTCATGAAGTACTCTGGTGGCTTGGGTGATATTGATCGTGCAATCAGGGATCACCGCGATGGCAAGATTGCTGGGAAGGGAGTTGTTAGTGGTATCTAA
- a CDS encoding putative alcohol dehydrogenase, with protein MLFCGNIHRFNYPSFRLTARENMATHPAIQITGIKQPLKLVQVPTPEPQQNEVRVRIEWVPSAPLDVYQVDAGLMVQFPQGLGDSGVGTVVAIGPGVEHLRVGDQVFGFFFHNEKEKGQQIYVTAPEHLFGKVPPNMPLAAVATVPTNFCTAFLTLSDKLGLELPWPRSTDFLPQNQHTPILIWGAATSVGQFAVQILKHWGYTNIIATASSKHHEKIKKHGAKHVLDYQEPNAVDSILNILNTESPAIPIRAFDCVTSKSGSLQHIAKIATLPGSIVAAVLPVVIRPPSHKEGVQLSADVNGEASWVPGVQVHSVVSYTFEANAFLRDHLFPEIVPALLESGAIEPNQYREIEGESLLQRASTALDTLRSGAVSGERLVWRVWKKEEYPQYK; from the exons ATGCTGTTTTGTGGGAATATCCATCGCTTCAATTATCCGTCGTTCAGATTAACCGCCAGAGAAAACATGGCTACCCACCCTGCAATTCAAATAACCGGCATTAAGCAGCCTTTGAAGTTGGTGCAAGTCCCAACCCCAGAGCCCCAGCAAAATGAGGTCCGAGTCCGAATAGAATGGGTGCCGTCCGCACCCTTGGATGTGTACCAAGTGGATGCTGGTTTAATGGTGCAATTCCCCCAAGGTCTCGGCGACAGCGGCGTAGGTACCGTGGTGGCGATTGGACCCGGTGTCGAGCACCTTCGTGTGGGTGATCAAGTATttggtttcttctttcacaacgaaaaggaaaagggccaACAGATCTACGTGACCGCACCGGAACACCTATTTGGAAAG GTCCCTCCTAACATGCCGCTGGCCGCTGTGGCTACGGTACCGACGAATTTCTGCACCGCATTTCTGACTCTCTCTGACAAGCTTGGTCTGGAGCTGCCTTGGCCACGCTCCACCGACTTTCTCCCGCAGAATCAACATACACCGATTCTCATCTGGGGTGCAGCGACCTCCGTTGGCCAATTCGCAGTCCAGATCCTCAAGCATTGGGGCTACACGAACATCATCGCAACGGCATCTTCCAAGCACCAcgaaaagatcaagaagcacGGTGCTAAACATGTCCTCGACTATCAAGAGCCCAACGCTGTTGATTCAATCCTCAATATACTAAACACAGAAAGCCCCGCCATTCCCATCCGCGCTTTCGACTGCGTGACCTCAAAATCCGGATCCCTGCAACACATCGCCAAAATCGCAACTCTGCCGGGCTCAATAGTAGCCGCTGTTCTTCCTGTGGTTATCCGCCCTCCTTCCCACAAAGAAGGCGTGCAGCTTTCAGCTGATGTTAACGGGGAAGCATCCTGGGTACCTGGTGTGCAGGTCCATAGCGTTGTAAGCTATACCTTTGAAGCG AATGCTTTCTTGAGAGATCATCTGTTCCCAGAAATCGTTCCCGCGCTCCTTGAATCTGGCGCGATTGAACCGAATCAGTATCGGGAAATTGAAGGCGAGTCGCTTTTGCAGAGGGCTTCTACGGCTCTGGATACCTTGAGAAGTGGTGCTGTTAGTGGTGAAAGACTTGTTTGGAGGGTttggaagaaggaggaatACCCGCAGTATAAGTAG
- a CDS encoding Anp1-domain-containing protein, producing the protein MAVARPMRRTSPITFFLAAFLAFGFLFFLLSPSSSATTAGDTSQQRREDAADHPLSPPTKPFLKSQPVRNDGLKAPPPVVHYDLNKLTTTSDSADKGERVLILTPLARFYPEFWDNLVHLDYPHELISLGFIIPNTKEGSAALSALESAISKTQNGPIPSRFASISILRQDFEPPLQSQDEKERHKLENQKARRESMSRARNSLLFTTLGPATSWVLWLDADIVETPATLIQDLTGHNYPVIVPNCYQRYYNNDHKQMEVRPYDFNSWIDSSNAQSLAESMGPDEILLEGYAEMPTYRTLMAYLADTESPNPRRVIELDGVGGTALMVKADVHRDGAMFPAFPFYHLVETEGFAKMAKRLGYQVFGLPDYFVYHYNE; encoded by the exons ATGGCCGTCGCACGCCCAATGCGACGCACAAGTCCCATCACCTTCTTCCTGGCAGCCTTCCTCGCCTTCGGattcctctttttcctcctctccccgTCATCCTCCGCCACCACCGCAGGAGACACCTCCCAGCAACGCCGCGAAGACGCCGCAGACCACCCTCTCTCCCCTCCGACAAAACCCTTCCTCAAATCCCAACCCGTCCGCAATGACGGCCTCAAAGCCCCCCCACCAGTCGTACACTACGACCTCAACAAACTCACCACAACCAGCGACTCCGCCGACAAAGGCGAACGagtcctcatcctcaccccccTAGCTCGCTTCTACCCAGAATTCTGGGACAACCTCGTGCACCTCGACTACCCCCACGAACTCATCTCCCTGggcttcatcatccccaaCACAAAAGAAGGCTCCGCCGCCCTCTCCGCCCTGGAATCAGCCATCAGCAAGACGCAAAACGGGCCCATCCCCTCCCGCTTCGCCAGCATCAGCATCCTCCGCCAGGACTTCGAGCCCCCGCTGCAATCCCAGGATGAAAAAGAGCGCCACAAGCTCGAGAACCAGAAGGCTCGGCGCGAGAGCATGTCCCGCGCCCGGAACagcctcctcttcaccaCCCTCGGCCCAGCAACGTCCTGGGTCCTCTGGCTGGACGCAGATATCGTCGAGACTCCCGCCACACTCATCCAGGATCTGACGGGTCATAATTACCCGGTTATCGTACCGAACTGCTACCAGCGGTACTACAATAACGATCACAAGCAGATGGAGGTCCGGCCGTATGACTTCAACTCGTGGATCGATAGCTCCAATGCTCAATCCTTGGCGGAGAGTATGGGCCCCGATGAGATTCTGCTAGAGGGGTACGCCGAGATGCCCACGTATCGTACGCTCATGGCCTACCTGGCTGATACCGAGAGTCCCAATCCGAGACGCGTGATCGAGCTCGACGGTGTCGGTGGCACGGCCTTGATGGTTAAGGCCGATGTGCATCGCGACGGAGCTATGTTTCCCGCTTTTCCGTTCTATCATCTCGTGGAGACGGAGGGTTTCgcgaagatggcgaagagACTGGGGTATCAGGTTTTTGGGTTGCCGGATTATTTT GTATATCACTACAATGAGTGA
- a CDS encoding NADP-dependent oxidoreductase domain-containing protein, translating to MKYVRLGTSGLKVSPICVGCMSFGSPGKPLEWTIPEEEALPVLDHCYRSGLNFYDTANVYSNGESEVILGKAIKQYNWSRESIVIATKVWAPVGRNSERPLGMSQEERDNNGYLNQYGLSRKHIFDSIDASLKRLDLPYVDLLQIHRFDPNTSPKETMEALHDVVKSGKVRYIGASSMFAHQLLEYQYTARMNGWTEFITMQNLYNAAYREEEREMFPALEKFGMGCIPWSPIAMGLLARPWNSNDTARGESMKGGLLGNPLTDADKKINEKIGEIAASRGVSMATVALAWVLSKPFITSPIVGMSKKERVDEAIQAIEFKLSEEEIKSIDDLYEPRRIMGHS from the coding sequence ATGAAGTACGTACGCCTCGGAACCAGCGGACTCAAAGTCTCCCCAATCTGCGTGGGCTGCATGAGCTTCGGCTCCCCAGGAAAGCCCCTAGAATGGACAAtcccggaagaagaagctctcCCCGTTCTCGACCACTGCTACCGGTCGGGTCTCAACTTCTACGACACAGCCAATGTCTACTCCAACGGCGAGTCAGAGGTCATTCTTGGAAAGGCGATCAAGCAGTACAACTGGAGCCGCGAGAGCATCGTCATCGCCACCAAGGTGTGGGCGCCTGTCGGACGGAACTCGGAAAGACCACTCGGCATGTCCCAAGAGGAACGCGATAACAACGGATATCTGAACCAGTACGGATTAAGTCGGAAACATATCTTCGACAGCATCGATGCGAGTCTGAAGAGGCTCGATCTGCCGTATGTCGACCTGCTGCAGATCCATCGTTTTGATCCCAACACATCGCCCAAGGAGACGATGGAGGCGCTCCACGACGTCGTTAAGTCCGGGAAAGTCCGGTATATCGGTGCCTCGTCAATGTTCGCGCACCAGCTGTTGGAGTACCAGTACACGGCTCGGATGAATGGATGGACGGAGTTCATCACCATGCAGAATCTGTATAACGCTGCTTATCGCGAGGAGGAGCGGGAAATGTTCCCTGCGCTTGAGAAGTTCGGAATGGGATGTATCCCGTGGAGTCCTATTGCTATGGGGCTGTTGGCAAGGCCGTGGAATAGCAACGATACTGCTCGCGGGGAGTCGATGAAAGGGGGACTCCTCGGGAACCCTCTCACCGACGCGGATAAGAAGATTAATGAGAAGATTGGAGAAATAGCTGCCAGCCGTGGGGTCTCCATGGCTACTGTTGCGCTTGCTTGGGTGTTGTCGAAGCCCTTCATTACCTCGCCGATCGTGGGAATGAGCAAAAAGGAGAGAGTGGATGAGGCGATTCAGGCTATTGAGTTCAAGCTCAgtgaagaggagatcaagagTATCGATGACTTGTACGAACCGAGGAGGATCATGGGGCACAGCTGA